A region of the Falco biarmicus isolate bFalBia1 chromosome 10, bFalBia1.pri, whole genome shotgun sequence genome:
TGGGGAGCAAACTGAGATCAAAACCTTCTCTTGCTGTATCCCAGACTTTGTTCAGTGATGATAACAGCTCAGGAATCTGGGCTGGATTTCAGACGTGAACATTTCTCCCACCCTTTAATCTTTTCAGGGCTGGGCTGTAAACTACTAAACTAAATTAGCTCAAATTTAGAAACTTTGGCAACCCATGAGCTTTCAAACTGGTGTAAATAAATGACGTACAGGATGGTTGGagaccctgctgctgctctccgaGCTCAGAGACTTCCGAGAGTCTGTATGGGATGGCAGCAGCTGATCGCCAGTAAAATACAGACTTGCTGTGGTGATGTGGGAGTCTGTGTCCTTCCTCAGAGCCTCTGCACTGATCCCATAAGGGGGTTTCTATTCTTCTTCCTAAGGCCCCTGTCCCCACCTGTCCTCTTGAGTCCTGATTTCAGTACGCGGCTCCCCGGGAGCCAGCCCgtgcctggcagctgctgtgacaCACAGAGCCATGGTTGTCACACTCGCTCCGAGGGTGGAACAGGCACTCATGGGGCGTTTGCCGTTAGACCCTGCTGTAAATGCTCCCATTGACTTGGGATTTTGGATTCTTCTGCAAGTTGCTTGCTCTCTTCAAAGCTGGCTGGATGTTTGCTTGAAAATGCAAACTGGCTTCTAGAGGAATAAAAGGTCCCTGTCACCACCACTTCTCCAAAGAGATATTAATCTGCACACAGAGAAATGCTGACAGCCTCATTGCTTTCCCCACTAGGTACTGAAGCCATGGAGTATCCTACCCCGCCCACTGAAGGATCAGTTATTATAAAGGTGCATTTGGGAGTTGAGGTGGGAATGTTGCATCCACTAGAGTTAATTGAGCCCCCGAACAGAGAGAGGCTCCGAAGTGTTGCCCATTAGCAATGGCTTCCAGCGAAGGATGCAGTTACACTTCTGTGATAACTTGGCTGTGTGACAGGCGTGATTTTAACCTCGCTTCCATATAACAAGTAgtaaacagaaatagaaatacatGAAGGGTCCTTGTCACTCCGCCGCTAAAATGCTTGTTGTGGGTTGTAATTCAGCCCCATTACAAGCTGTGAGTCTCCTGTGTAGGTCTGCAGTAATGCATAGGCTGCAAACAGGCTTCTTGTACAAGAATGAATCTTATTTtagaatctttatttttatcttacGAATCTTTATATTTATCATATGTGCGTTCATCTCAAGAAGTGACCACAAGATGGATCAAAGAGCAAATTCCACCTTCCCCAAAGGAAAGCAGTTGGGGCCCTTTTTGCAGGCTGCCTCAGGGACTGTGGTGTAAATGCATCGAggatgctggggtttttttcaggagatGACAGGTGCACTGTCAAGTACCTCATAATTCTGGGAATCCAACTTGCAACTCTTCAGATAGCTGCGGTAGGTAGCGTGAGATGCTGAGAAGACTTTTACTTGTCACATGCCAGTGTGTGGGATTTTCCCTAAGAAAAGGGAATGTCAGCTTTTTAGCTCATCCCTTGGTATGTGGTTATACCGGTTATGTTgaatttctgctgtgtttgctctTGAATATGGAAGACCCAGTAGAACAGAAGCTGTTGAGTATTTGCTGTTACTCCCTGCTGGTTCTGCCCCCAAACCAGGGGGACCTGTAAAACACCAGTGACCTTCAGTCTGTCCGCGGTAGGTATTTAACTCTGGAGGTGCTTTGCCAAACACTGCAGGATAAAGTAGGTTTCCACATCCAGGTACCCTGGTACAACTGAGCTTGCATGAGCCCTCATCTTCccaaagtttaaaaaaccccaatctgTATCCCTTCCTCACCAGTGCTGCATAGACAACTATGAAGAGATAGTCAAGCTTCTCCTCAACCACGGGGCCAACGTCAACGCGAAGGACAACGAGCTGTGGACTCCACTGCATGCAGCAGCTACATGTGGTCATATCAACCTGGTGAAGATCCTCATCCAGCAGTAGGTGGCTTTTTGTGTCTGTCCCTTTCTGCAGATCTGATTCCACCCACAGCTTCTGTGGCTGGAAACCGAGACTGCCTAGTACCTTGCAGGATTGCAGCGGTGGTGGTTGTTCCCTGCTTTCAGGCTATTCATGGGACTTCTTCCTGCTTGGGGGAGAagggggtggaggaggaagagcaaaaAGGCTGAGGAGGCACAGCAAAACCCTAGGTGACTTAGTTTCATGAGGCTTCCGGAGACTGGGCCAAAATTTGCCACTTTTTGCCCATATTCTGGTGTGTACATGTCTGTGTTTGTGCTCATTGAACTCTGCTGGCTTGGTAGAAATAGGAGCAGCCAGCGGGATCCACCCTTAAGCTCTTAAACACAACTTCAGGTCTTCCAGCCACAGTCAAAGAGACACTGATGTAGGAGGACAGCGGCATGTTTGTGTAGCTCAAATGCTTGGGTGAACTTTGTGACCTCTTACTGGCTCTTAATTAGTAACCGTAATTAGCTTGTGGTCGTGCATTTGTTGCCCAGCGTTGTGACACAGGGTGCTTGCACTGGACCTTCCACTTGACTTTACCAAGGCTCAGGTCTTTTCCAGACTTGccagcaaggaggaggaagccAGATGTGTTTTGAGCTGTACCAAGTGCAGCATTTAATGAGCACCTGCTGCAAATCCTCTCTGGAGCAGATAGTCCTGCTGTCTGGAGCCCTCTCCTCTATTTcccggggtgctggggcagtgAGCAGAGTGTGCTTTGGGAGCGTTAACACGCTGCCTTGAACGGCAGTGCCTGCCGCTTCTGCCTTGGGGAGGGAGGCTTCTGCCTCTGTCACTGTCACCGGGGAGACTAGCACTGAAAATCTGGCCCTTGTTCTTTGGCTGTATAATGAAGGAAGTGGAGCAGAGGATGCAAACAATCATCCCATGGAGGATGTTCCCACTTGGGTTAGGAAAATTTTGGGTGGGGGGCATAGAAATGGAGCAAAGCAATGTGGAACACCATAAAACATATCTGACTCTTAAATGACCATAAGGGAGTGTCATGGGATGGCGGACAAGGTGAGGAACTGGACCTTCTAGCCTTAGTTTTCGTAGGCTGCCCTGTGTCAAGTAGTTGCCAGCAAATTCAGACTCCAGTAGCCTAATGTCATGATCCCATGCTCAGAAACAGTCTTCCCTGGACTTTTGAGGAAGGGGGTGATGTAATTTGTTGCTACAATCAAAGATGTCCTTTACAGGAGATCTCACATATCAAATGACTGGTTAAATACTGCCACTGGAGACCATGTTACTGGTGATGGGACCTGGAACCCCTGGAGACCAACAGAGGAAGTAGCCCACAAAAGATGTCCAgttccttgctttttttatttgctgattAAACTAATACTGGCACTTTGCAAATATGAATTTCAGTGTAGTTTTTTCTGCTtaggcagaggggaaaaataaataaagaggcAGGAATCTAAATGCAAGTGGATACTGTCTTCTGTCCTTCCAAGGCTGGTAACTGTCAAGGTAGATCAGGATTCAGCTGAAACTGGCGGCTAGCTAATATGGCATGGTTCATAAGGCACTGGAAGTTTCCTGCTATGTGGGAATATGGGGGCAGTGATCAGTTTAGCTGGCAATTTCACTCCCAAATAATGACCTCCTGGAGATCACCAGAGCACTTACAGAAATGCCTTTGGacaatcagaaagaaaaattcaccAGGtgacagagtatttttttttttaattactattttttgcTGGTGTGCCCTTGGCTAGATGGAAGGCTCCCTCTACCATTCAGCCCTGATCTTTCCCAACTTTTCTGGCTCTTGCGAACTTTTCATTGAAGGACTGCCAGACGCTCAGATAACAAGCACCTGGTAGTTGCTTGGTATTGTTTTCCAGAAATTCAGCAAATAAATTGCTGCTGTGCCTGAGAAGCTGCCAGTCTGTCCAGTGCCAGGATCAGAAGAGGACAGGAACAGCTCAGTTGCTCATGTGCCCCAGAGCCCATGAAGGAGGTGTCGCATGCTGCCTTTCATCCACTTCTGGAGTTTATCTTCCCCATGAATAGCTCCATGGCTTTGCTTCAAATCTTTCTTATCTCTTACATATCTTGGTGACATTTGGGCAACTGTTAGTTTTTTCCTAAGCATTTATCCCAATGTTTGGCGCTGTCTGCTCTAGGGTATCTGAGGTCCTTTCCTGTGTAACTCTTGTTTTCTCCTTGCAGTGGAGCAGACTTGTTGGCAGTAAATGCAGATGGCAACATGCCGTATGACCTCTGTGAAGATGAGCCAACCCTGGATGTCATTGAGACTTGCATGGCCTATCAAGGTAAGGAGACTGAGTTCATGTAAAGTACAAAAATGGGTCGATACAGTGCTAAAAATTACCTTGTTTCTCAGCTCTTGACTTGCCTCTGGAGAAATGCAAAGACCTGCTGCCTGGCATAATTTCTTGGAACCTGACTCTGTCTAGTTTCTCTGATTCCTAAATCACGATGAGGGTGAAGGACGGCTGACAGTCCCCTCGGCTACATAGCCTCTGGAAAGGATGTGAGGTTATATCAGCCAGGAATCATAAGTCTAATTTTTAATCAACTAGTGGAGACAAAGACCCTTTCCAAGCCTTCTGTATCTAACTGGAATTTTAACAGGGATTACACAGGAAAGAATCAATGAGATGCGGGCCGCTCCGGAGCAGGTCATGATCTGTGACATTCATGACATACTTGCAACTGGACAAGACCTCAACAGGACTGATGCCCAAGGTGCTACGCTGGTGAGTGGAACTGCGGTGGCTTCAGTTTTGCCTTCCTTCAGCCCGCAGGTTATGAAACCTGCCCTGTGGCAGGACTTACACAAAATCAACATGTACAAGTCACTGAGGAAgttattttgatctttttgCCTGTTTTAGTTTATTGTCGCCTAGGAACAGGCTATGTCCATGAGTACAGCTGACATAACTTCAGTGTCTAACCCTACGCTTTTTGAAGCAAATCCCTTGTTCACGTGAGCTCTGTCAGTTGTCCAGCAGCTCAGGTCCTGCAGCAAGGCTGCCGAGCTCCTGGGTCCCGTCTGACAGTGGCTGGTACCAGCAGCTTCCAAAGAAAGGTGCAAGTAATCCCGCAATGAGGAGCTGCAGAACACAGCCCTTCTGCTGACATCCAGGGAAATGGGGCTGAAACACCTCCTAGAAACTTCTTGCTTCTTGCTCTCGTAGTCTGATCTGACTCCTACAGAGGAGACGTGGGAGTCCTCCGGTTTTCATGGGAGCAGGCTCTGGTGTTGGGCGCTCTGGAGactttctgcttcctcttctttctgctttgcataGCATCTGGCTCACACAGAGGAGGCAGTTCTGTGGTTATTCACGTCGGATGGCTTCTGCCCCTGGGCAGATGGGAGCCCCCAGGGCAAATGTACAGCACGGAGCAAGCTGGCATCTAATTTGACTGGGCAGGGACTGAGAAGGCTGAGCAATCCTAGTCCTGTTCCTTGCTTTTTCACCTGCAAATGTGTCTCTTCAATCCTTGCTTGCAGCAGTTCCAACTTAGGGAAAGTTCAGCTATGTCATACGTGTTGGCACTTTCATACGACCTTGGTTGTTTGACAGCTGGGTCCAGACATAACTGATGTACAGGCCACTCGCTGTCATTTGTTTGATGGACAGACCATGGCAGTGCGATCAGGTTTCTTAATCTAAATTGTCATCTATAGCATATACCAGATGCATAAGGGGAGAGCAGGCTCCCTCCAAGATAAACTTAGATGACTGAAGTTTTtattgcaatttctttttttgacacATTTTCCCCTTTAACAAGGATTATATATTTAAGTTTAAGCAGACCTCTTGGCTTCCCTTTTTATATTAACTCCAAGTGATTCCTTGTTAATTCATGTGGCCTCTAGAGGGTATAACCCAATACCATAATATTTATGTAGAAACTAATTGAATTGCCAGAAAGTatcagaatttatttccagattaGGGTTTAATTTTGTGTAGTGGAATCCACATGGAAAATTTTGGAAAGAAGCTTTCATTCTCCTCCTCAGCCCAATTGAAATAGGATGAGCTCTGAGTGGAGTTCACACCTTCAGAGCTGTGCATAGGTCAGTGTTTCGCTCAGAGATGTGACAGCAGACTATAATTATGAAAAGCTTCTGAGACATGAAGTGTCATGGGGGACTAAAGGAGACTATTATTGTCTCCAAAGTGGTGGTTGTAGTAGGAAGGAAGTAGGTTGTAGGAAGCCATTATCTGAAAAATCATATTCCCTTAACTAAAAGTAGCCAaggattaaaatgtttttgattttCAAATTGTAAAAGTAATTATAGTGTGAGCAGAAGCGCGTTGCACGAAGGGAGTCCTGACTGAAGCAGGCTGAAAAATTGATCAAAAAAATCACATCCACAGCTCTtaagcagggaagaagagacATTTTTCTGGCATGAGGAATGCGGAATTTACAGATGATGTTCTCCATTGCAGGTTTGCATTTTGATGGTGCTGTTTCCCTAAAGATTGGGAAGCACTTAAGAACCCTggatttaaaatgtgaaaacatttttttctaacctATAcatatttaaagttattttaagaattCTTCAGCAGTTTCCTCTCCAAACAGAATTACATGCAAGTAATACTGAGTTTTAGTAATGGGAACAGCTTTAGACCTGATAGCATCTGCCAAATGTTGAATGTGCTGCCTGTCCAGATCTAGACTTAGACATTATCTAAGAAATTACACTGAAACTGGATGTATAAAGCCATTTGTGGTCCTTGCAGGTGTCTCATGCTCTGTTCTTTATCTCCTAGCTGCATATAGCTGCAGCCAATGGTTACCTGCATGCAGCTGAAGTCCTTCTGGACCAGGGGGCAAGCCTGGATGTTAAGGACTGGGACGGCTGGGAACCtcttcatgctgctgctttctggggaCAGGTAATGATTTTGTTACAAATGTCATGTATGAGGGtgacatttctttctgcctgGACAAATTGCAAATGGAAGAAATCTGTTCTAGGGCTGGACTCTCTGGGCAGCATCAGATAAGGTCTGTGAGGTTCCAAAAAGAACCTGTTGATGAGAAAGTTCAGGGAGAGTATGTCTGTGCAGGTGAATGGTGGGAACAAAGTTTAACATCACACATGTGCCAGAATAATTTGAGGCGAGTTCAGCATGCATGCCATTGCTTCCTATCTTATTCCAACTTTTCAGCTTTGAGGAGGAAAGTGATTGCCCAGAATACCTCCGTTAACTTgactttctttccctttctttagaTGCAGATGGCCGAGTTGCTTGTGTCCCATGGGGCTAGTCTGAGTGCCAGGACATCTTTGGACGAGATGCCAATAGGTGAGTTtattaagcttaaaaaaaagaaattgttaagAAAAGCTTTCCCCCCTAAGCAAGCTGGAGTCTTCACATGGTACTTTCAGAAGcattaacataatttttcaggtttcttttgaATCAAAGTCGCAGTTACTTTAACTGGAACTGAAGTTTTGAAGCATCTGCTTTGTTACTTCTGAAAACACTTCTTCCTGCTCATAAAAATAAGGGCCAAGGCACTTGTCCAGCACCAAGTCTTTCTCCTGTGTGTTTCCACCCATGTTATCCCTCTGTACCTGATGACTGCAAAGCTGAGCTCTCATCACAATGAGCAGCTCTTGTTTTCTGCTCCTGTCTAGATATCCAAACCTTTCTGCCTCCCCTAATTTGTTTAAAGATTAATGTGCCTAAACACATTCTGCTTaaatttcccttctcttcctaCTAGCCTTTGTAGTTGTATGTAGTAACACAGTAACATGGTGTTAATGGTACCACATTTGAACTGTCTGATTAATGGCTTGCTTTGTGCGTGCCATAGATCTGTGCGAAGAGGAGGAATTCAAAGTATTGCTACTGGAGTTGAAACACAAACACGATGTGATCATGAAGTCTCAGATGAGGCATAAATCCTCCCTGAGTCGAAGGACCTCCAGCACCGGCAGCCGGGGGTGAGTGCGTTGTTCCCTGTGGGTCACCCTTGCATTAGCTCGGACACcctaattatatataaaaacaacTAATAATAAATGGTTGGGGAGCACCCTGCAGTCAGCGCATGGGGAACAACCCGTCTGTCCTTTCCAAGTGAACTCTGAAAGGCAGAAGCTGACTTTCAGTTGCTGAAAGCAGAGCTCCTttggagagggtttttttcactagcAAAAGGTGGGATTTCTGGTGGGGGAAAATGGCTTTGTGCTGTTGGGGTTTGAGAACTGCTGTGAGCAGAGGAGACAGTGGTGAGAATTTACCCTGTTAAAACGCTGATACTGGTGTTGGAGAATCAGTGCTTCCAGTGGATCAACTTGAGCTTCTCAATAATATGCCTCATGGCCAAGACGCTGTGCTCAGGCACGGTTTGCACAGGTCTTTATAAGATGTTTATTAGACACCAAAGCAGTCCTGCAGACCACAAAACTCCATAAACAGCCCGTGGGCTGTTTCCCTCTATGTTTACTCCACTGGTTGCAGAGTCAATCCATTAGGAGAGCTGTATAACCTCTAATGCAGATTTGCAGTACTACTTTAAAACTCCTTAAAATTCCTCCCACCTTTACTAGCCACACTAGTGGCTCTGCATGGGTGCCAGGAAGCTAAATGCACGTTCCATTCCATTGGGAGAGGCTGTGAAGCGCAAGGAGGAGGTGAGAAGAGCTACAAGGTAAGAGGAAATGTCACGTCCTGCTCACAGCTTCAATGCCCCTTCTCCCCGTCCCGCAGGAAGGTGGTGAGGAGGGCCAGCCTTTCCGACCGAACAAACCTCTACAGGAAGGAGTGCGAGAAGGAAGCCATCgtctggcagcagctgggggcagcagaagaaggaagaaactcGAGTCTCATGGGAGAAATTGGGGAGACTCGGTCTGACCAGGAGAATACAGACCCCGTAAGGAATCTCTTCTTTATTACAGGAGTCACCAAGGCGGGGGCCTGGTACCGCAAGTTCAGTGGCAATGGGTGCCCTGGGGTGGAAGGTGGCTGAGAAATTTGTAAACCTTGTCCATCAGATGTTAGCAAAACACCAAATTCTCATTTGGCATGAACTGGGATATCCCACTCAAGTGGAAAGACTGTTTTGGATTTACAGCtgcataaataattttcagataaGGTTCTAGTTGAAccaagaaattcagaaaaaatagcATGTGTATTTCTCTTTACAGCTAACAAACCGGTAATCACAAAAGAATTGTAATCTTGCTTTgcagttactttttttaaattcagttattGTCATGTTATATTAATCTActtatctctcttttttttctttttttctttttttcttttttttttttgtgagtcCTTCTGAGTTCCATGTTGCTGGTTTGGGCTCAGTGTTATAGGGTCCTGTTAGTTGGGCGAATTCGAtgtttgtgctgcagcacctgTCTGAGTGTGAGCAGGCTTAGGAAGTTGTCACAGGAGTGAATTGTGCTGTGGGGGATGGGGGAAGATGCTCTTCTTTCATGTCTTCTTGTTACAGAATTCAGTGTTGGAGAACTCTTCCCTCCTTCCGGAGTTAGCAAACAAAAGTACCCAGTGTGACTCTGAAATCCCCCTCCAGAATGGACTCATGGCATCTGCCAGCACTTACCAGTACACCTTTTCCAACGGGGACGTTTGGAGTATGCACGCGGACCCTGACAGCAATCCAGGCCACATGCTGCCCTACGGCAGCCCCGGGCTCCCTGACACACAGCAGTTCTGGGGTGCCTACAAGGAGCACAACCATCAAACGCTCTCCGAACTGAAGCGGCAGCGGGCTGCAGCCAAACTCCTCAACCACCCCTTCCTCAGCACCCACTTCGGCAGTGGCATGGGAGCAGTTGCCGAGAATGGGGGTGAGGCCAAGTCGCACCTAATCGGATCCAGGACTTCTCCTTACAGCTCCAATGGGACCTCAGTGTATTACACAGTGTCCAGTGGTGATCCACCCCTCTTGAAATTCAAAGCTCCCATGGAGGAAATGGAAGAGAAGGTGCACGGGTGCTGCAGAATTTCCTAGTCTCATCTGTTTCTCACCCCAGAAGAAACAAGACGCGGGTGGGCTGGCTGGATCAATCGCAGCGGCCAGGTTGTTTGCATTCCAAAGGGAGAATTTGGTCATGGACATCCTGACTGTGACGGCCTCGTTCATCATGAACTGTACTTTACCCTGCCAATTACTTCTATTGCAGTTGAATGCAATAACGCAGGTGGAGCAAGGCTCTTCGGAGAGGAAGGGATGCGCATCAATATGATGTAAAAAGAGTTGCCCTAGTCTTGCTCCCTGGGTCAGAAGGTATGGTGCACTGCCTCCCCGTCCTTGGGAAGTCATGAGATGCCTTGGAACAAAGAAAGGATCTGAATTAAAATCTTTGCATCTGAGCCTCTTGCTGTCAGTCACCAGAGCTTCTGGAAGGTGACAGTTCAGATCTGAATTTTCACTCCTGGGCAATGCATACATCCTGGAGGAGAGAtcagcacccccacccccgagGTTTGCAAGAGTGGACA
Encoded here:
- the PPP1R16B gene encoding protein phosphatase 1 regulatory inhibitor subunit 16B encodes the protein MDAHVDLLTELQLLDKVPTLERLRAAQKRRAQQLKKWAQYEKEMQHKKRKHEKKRNAVNRKKVSFEASVALLEASLRNDLEEVCYLLKSNISPDLCNEDGLTALHQCCIDNYEEIVKLLLNHGANVNAKDNELWTPLHAAATCGHINLVKILIQHGADLLAVNADGNMPYDLCEDEPTLDVIETCMAYQGITQERINEMRAAPEQVMICDIHDILATGQDLNRTDAQGATLLHIAAANGYLHAAEVLLDQGASLDVKDWDGWEPLHAAAFWGQMQMAELLVSHGASLSARTSLDEMPIDLCEEEEFKVLLLELKHKHDVIMKSQMRHKSSLSRRTSSTGSRGKVVRRASLSDRTNLYRKECEKEAIVWQQLGAAEEGRNSSLMGEIGETRSDQENTDPNSVLENSSLLPELANKSTQCDSEIPLQNGLMASASTYQYTFSNGDVWSMHADPDSNPGHMLPYGSPGLPDTQQFWGAYKEHNHQTLSELKRQRAAAKLLNHPFLSTHFGSGMGAVAENGGEAKSHLIGSRTSPYSSNGTSVYYTVSSGDPPLLKFKAPMEEMEEKVHGCCRIS